A single genomic interval of Deltaproteobacteria bacterium HGW-Deltaproteobacteria-4 harbors:
- a CDS encoding B12-binding domain-containing radical SAM protein, with the protein MLTLLTTLHSKYIHASLALPCLAAACASDCGEVRICEFTVHEPKEQILAVLLAQEPDVIAFSVYIWNRSATLELIDALAVVRPQLRIVVGGPELSYEESDLLHRHPGISALIRGEGEIPFPSLLAAWARGENGAGIPNLLLRCDNELIEGPFAAPADDLDTLPSPFAAGQVDLRRGLVYYESSRGCPYNCAFCMSALDPKVRSFSLARIQADLKILLEAGVPQIKFVDRTFNYNGARSRAIWSFILQHNRKSHFHFEIGAHLLDEASLILLATVPPETFQFEIGVQSTLPATLAAISRNADLEKLERNVRRLRSETSIHLHLDLIYGLPAEGYDDFLHSLDRVATLHPHALQIEPVKLLPGAPLRRDAASLGIAFDPHPPYSVLSTPLLDFNALEKLRGISRLLDLLVNSHKFSGTIAGLTEGNNSLAASLAALEAYWRQHDYFRHPVGLREVFLRLADYLRQEAPHLLDALARDLLGSERIAAGQVPWFVNTDLNSEEAKAVREQVRLATDAIRGQRIKLQHTAAVFAADGRIVRLFLYYTAPGQGLEVREEVVIS; encoded by the coding sequence ATGCTGACTCTCCTCACCACCCTGCACAGCAAATACATTCACGCCAGCCTCGCCCTCCCCTGCCTGGCCGCAGCCTGCGCCAGCGATTGCGGCGAAGTGCGGATCTGCGAGTTCACTGTCCACGAACCGAAGGAGCAGATTCTCGCCGTCCTCCTTGCCCAGGAGCCGGATGTTATCGCCTTCTCCGTCTACATCTGGAATCGTTCGGCGACCCTGGAGCTCATCGATGCTCTGGCGGTAGTGCGACCGCAACTGCGCATTGTTGTCGGTGGACCGGAGCTGTCTTATGAAGAGAGCGACCTCCTCCACCGTCATCCCGGTATCAGCGCCCTGATCCGCGGCGAAGGGGAGATTCCTTTTCCCTCCCTCCTTGCTGCCTGGGCGCGAGGCGAGAATGGCGCGGGAATTCCCAACCTTCTGCTCCGTTGTGACAACGAGTTGATCGAAGGCCCTTTCGCGGCCCCTGCCGACGATCTCGACACTCTCCCCTCCCCCTTTGCCGCCGGACAGGTCGATCTCCGACGCGGGCTGGTCTATTACGAATCGAGCCGCGGCTGCCCTTACAACTGCGCCTTCTGCATGAGCGCACTCGACCCGAAAGTCCGCTCCTTCTCGCTGGCACGGATACAGGCGGACCTGAAGATCCTCCTCGAAGCCGGCGTGCCGCAGATCAAGTTTGTCGATCGTACCTTCAATTACAACGGGGCGCGCAGCCGCGCCATCTGGTCCTTCATCCTCCAGCATAACCGCAAAAGCCACTTTCATTTCGAGATCGGCGCCCACCTCCTTGACGAGGCATCGCTGATCCTGCTGGCGACGGTGCCGCCCGAGACCTTCCAGTTCGAGATCGGCGTTCAGTCAACCTTGCCGGCGACTTTGGCCGCCATCAGCCGCAACGCCGATCTGGAGAAGCTCGAAAGGAACGTGCGCCGCCTGCGCAGCGAAACGTCGATCCACCTCCACCTCGATCTCATCTACGGCCTCCCCGCCGAAGGGTACGACGATTTCCTCCACTCCCTTGACCGCGTCGCCACTCTTCACCCCCATGCACTACAGATCGAGCCGGTCAAGCTCCTCCCCGGTGCGCCGCTGCGCCGCGACGCCGCATCGCTCGGCATCGCTTTTGATCCGCATCCCCCTTACAGCGTCCTTTCCACCCCGCTCCTTGATTTTAACGCTCTCGAAAAGTTGCGGGGCATCAGTCGCCTCCTCGACCTCCTCGTCAACAGCCACAAGTTTAGCGGGACCATTGCCGGACTCACCGAGGGGAACAACTCCCTCGCCGCCAGCCTCGCCGCTCTGGAGGCCTACTGGCGGCAGCACGACTACTTCCGCCATCCGGTCGGCCTGCGCGAGGTCTTCCTGCGGCTGGCTGATTATTTGCGGCAGGAAGCGCCGCACCTCCTCGACGCCCTCGCTCGTGACCTGCTCGGCAGCGAACGGATCGCCGCCGGGCAGGTGCCGTGGTTCGTCAATACCGACCTCAACTCCGAAGAGGCAAAGGCTGTGCGTGAGCAAGTGCGGCTGGCGACCGATGCAATTCGCGGTCAGAGGATCAAGCTTCAGCATACGGCGGCGGTCTTCGCCGCAGACGGTCGCATTGTGCGCCTCTTCCTTTACTACACGGCGCCGGGGCAGGGGCTGGAGGTGCGTGAAGAGGTTGTGATCTCGTAG
- a CDS encoding nucleoside recognition family protein: MEEFIKIILVSGKSALDLALYILLPVLVIMMALMKVIEARGILALVARGLQPILKLVGIPGAGVFAMLQLLLVSFAAPLATLTIMEKDHTARRQIAATLAMVFTMSQANVVFPLVTVGLDLGVIMMTSLLGGLTAAAATYYVFARSSGAEDLTHGDLPPAEKRSKTTTFNLMILGGQEAIQIILGAIPILVLALFLVNVFTAIGAIALLEGLLAPFFDMIGFPAVAVLPIATKYLAGGTAMMGVMLNLLKEGVMTPLEMNRMAGFLINPCDLVGVAVLISAGRRCASVVRPAIAGAVVGVLLRAGLHLLIF; this comes from the coding sequence ATGGAAGAATTCATCAAAATTATCCTCGTTTCGGGGAAATCAGCTCTCGATCTCGCCCTCTATATCCTTTTGCCGGTCCTCGTCATCATGATGGCGCTGATGAAGGTGATCGAAGCGCGCGGGATTCTCGCTCTTGTCGCCCGTGGTCTGCAGCCCATCCTTAAGCTGGTCGGCATCCCCGGCGCCGGCGTCTTTGCCATGCTCCAGCTCCTCCTTGTCAGTTTCGCCGCCCCCCTCGCCACCCTGACGATCATGGAGAAGGACCACACTGCCCGCCGGCAGATCGCCGCGACTCTGGCGATGGTCTTCACTATGTCGCAAGCCAATGTCGTCTTCCCTCTGGTGACGGTCGGTCTCGACCTTGGCGTGATTATGATGACCTCGCTGCTCGGTGGTCTTACAGCTGCAGCTGCCACCTATTATGTCTTTGCCCGCTCCAGCGGTGCCGAAGATCTGACGCATGGGGATTTGCCGCCGGCGGAGAAGAGGTCAAAGACCACGACCTTCAATCTGATGATCCTTGGCGGTCAGGAAGCGATCCAGATTATTCTCGGCGCCATCCCTATCCTTGTGCTGGCGCTCTTTCTGGTCAATGTCTTCACGGCGATCGGCGCCATTGCCCTGCTCGAAGGCCTCCTTGCCCCCTTCTTCGACATGATCGGCTTTCCGGCGGTGGCGGTCCTGCCGATTGCGACCAAATATCTGGCCGGCGGCACGGCGATGATGGGGGTGATGCTCAACCTTCTCAAGGAAGGGGTGATGACCCCGCTGGAGATGAATCGCATGGCCGGTTTTCTCATCAACCCCTGCGATCTCGTCGGCGTTGCTGTCCTGATCTCGGCCGGCAGACGCTGTGCCTCTGTCGTCCGTCCGGCGATTGCCGGGGCGGTGGTCGGGGTGCTGCTGCGGGCGGGACTGCATCTGCTGATTTTCTGA
- a CDS encoding pseudouridine synthase, whose translation MGISSHPSTVTLPQIATPYPSLLEFLSRRFPHISREIWVQRLVAGKILDAAGAPLTLVSSYQPHLQLRYFREVENESQIPFLESILYQDDDLLVADKPHFLPVTPGGRYVEECLLSRLRRSTGNADLVPLHRIDRETAGIVLFSVTKKTRGCYARLWLQGEVEKHYQALSAGRPGSEGSVWLVENRIERGDPSFRMQVAPGEVNARSLITLLECNNGIARFLLQPLTGKTHQLRLHLSGLGCGILNDRFYPELQAERADNFATPLQLLAQMVRFKDPLSGARREFFSERELSP comes from the coding sequence ATCGGGATTTCATCTCATCCATCGACCGTTACCCTGCCGCAGATTGCAACGCCCTACCCGTCGCTCCTGGAATTCCTGAGCCGTAGATTCCCGCATATTTCCAGGGAAATCTGGGTGCAGCGCCTGGTTGCCGGCAAGATCCTGGACGCGGCGGGAGCGCCGCTTACCTTGGTCAGCAGCTATCAACCTCATCTGCAGCTCCGCTATTTCCGTGAGGTGGAGAATGAGTCGCAAATTCCCTTTTTGGAGTCAATCCTTTATCAGGATGACGATCTTCTTGTTGCCGACAAGCCGCATTTCCTCCCCGTAACCCCGGGGGGTCGCTATGTTGAGGAGTGCCTGCTGAGTCGTTTGCGCCGCAGTACCGGCAACGCCGATTTGGTGCCGCTGCACCGCATCGATCGCGAAACCGCGGGAATCGTCCTCTTCTCCGTCACCAAGAAGACGCGTGGCTGCTACGCCCGGCTCTGGTTGCAGGGAGAAGTTGAGAAGCACTATCAGGCGCTCTCGGCCGGCCGGCCCGGTTCGGAAGGTTCCGTTTGGTTGGTGGAAAACCGTATTGAGCGCGGAGACCCGTCCTTCCGGATGCAGGTCGCCCCCGGAGAAGTCAATGCCCGCTCTCTGATTACTCTGCTGGAATGCAACAACGGCATCGCCCGCTTTCTGCTGCAGCCGCTGACCGGGAAGACCCATCAACTGCGGCTGCACCTTAGCGGCCTCGGCTGCGGCATCCTCAACGATCGCTTTTATCCGGAGCTGCAAGCGGAGAGGGCCGACAACTTTGCGACCCCGTTGCAACTGCTGGCCCAGATGGTCAGGTTTAAGGATCCCCTCAGCGGGGCAAGGCGGGAGTTCTTCTCGGAACGGGAGTTGTCACCGTAA
- a CDS encoding TolC family protein, with protein sequence MKRHLPILFLSILLTTPAHAEPRHLTLEEALTLAAEQNYAVKQAQESRAGLDGRYVEERAAALPQLTASAGIGLSRDASQEVFGAGARQQSSSAEISLTQPLFTWGKIGAGIRAAKVAQQSGDQSILSARQEAHRDVTIAFVDLLLANELQRLAGENLLQKERHRQEAERRYALGVATDYDVLAATVAQENARPEIIRAANRVRSVGLRLAYLLALPEEVVAEGTLAVTISAPLSFADAFASAVAHRPELADLRLRQQVQTEIIRIYGAENKPRLDLRGAAGWRRLELDNAAGDEGNGAAWNAGVYLTWPFFDGLRTAGKIAQAHSDLRGLSISERALVDAIGLEVETARNGIIDAAAIVAALQGTVGQAERLLRMAEQGFEYGVKTRLDVDDAQLNLLQAQTSLAQGERDYRAAEAEFVWAMGKAGE encoded by the coding sequence ATGAAACGTCATCTCCCCATTCTTTTTCTGTCCATCCTCCTCACCACCCCCGCTCATGCCGAACCGCGGCACCTGACCCTCGAAGAAGCTCTCACCCTCGCTGCCGAACAGAATTATGCGGTCAAGCAGGCGCAGGAGAGCCGTGCCGGTCTCGATGGCCGCTATGTCGAAGAACGGGCCGCCGCCCTGCCGCAGTTGACGGCCAGTGCCGGGATCGGTTTGTCGCGCGATGCCAGTCAGGAAGTCTTCGGCGCCGGCGCCCGCCAGCAGAGCAGCAGTGCGGAGATCTCTCTGACGCAGCCCCTCTTTACATGGGGGAAGATCGGCGCCGGGATTCGGGCGGCAAAAGTCGCGCAGCAAAGCGGCGATCAGTCGATCCTCAGTGCCCGTCAGGAAGCGCATCGCGATGTCACCATCGCCTTTGTCGATCTCCTCCTGGCTAACGAATTGCAACGTCTTGCCGGGGAGAATCTCCTGCAGAAGGAGCGTCATCGGCAGGAGGCGGAACGTCGCTACGCACTTGGGGTTGCCACCGATTACGATGTCCTCGCTGCCACGGTGGCGCAGGAGAATGCCCGTCCCGAGATCATCCGCGCCGCCAACCGCGTGCGTAGTGTCGGGCTGCGGCTCGCTTACCTCCTTGCCCTCCCGGAAGAAGTGGTGGCTGAGGGGACCCTGGCGGTGACGATCAGCGCCCCGCTCTCCTTTGCTGACGCTTTCGCCAGCGCCGTGGCGCACCGTCCCGAGCTCGCCGATCTCCGTCTCCGCCAGCAGGTGCAGACAGAGATCATCCGCATCTACGGAGCCGAGAACAAGCCGCGTCTCGATCTGCGTGGTGCTGCCGGCTGGCGGCGTCTCGAACTCGACAATGCCGCCGGGGATGAAGGGAATGGAGCGGCCTGGAATGCCGGCGTCTATCTGACCTGGCCCTTCTTTGACGGTCTGCGCACCGCAGGAAAAATTGCGCAAGCGCACAGTGATCTGCGCGGCCTCTCGATCAGTGAGCGGGCCCTCGTCGATGCTATTGGTCTGGAGGTGGAGACGGCTCGTAACGGCATCATCGACGCTGCGGCGATCGTGGCGGCGCTGCAGGGGACGGTCGGGCAGGCGGAGCGGTTGTTGAGGATGGCGGAGCAGGGATTCGAATACGGGGTCAAGACGCGGCTGGATGTTGATGATGCGCAGTTGAATCTGTTGCAGGCGCAGACGTCATTGGCGCAGGGGGAGCGGGATTATCGGGCGGCCGAGGCGGAGTTTGTCTGGGCGATGGGAAAGGCGGGGGAGTAG
- a CDS encoding FdhC protein yields the protein MEKRFLTPQETIGAIIANGRRVLAQSLGRTFVLSLLAGFYISFGAQLATVVTSDAAAHLGSGVARLLGGSVFSIGLMLVVICGAELFTGNSFLASSVLDGEISLIKMLENWGVVIIGNLLGAVFFAWMMAESRLWESGNVGVHAVNIATIKCNLPFWVAFLRGVLCNWLVCLAVFMATAARDIPGKILACYVPIMTFVASGFEHSVANMYFIPSGLLIKGVFPAVDPSLTWSNFLLANLVPVTLGNIVGGVLFVALAYWYVHSRPKSEK from the coding sequence ATGGAAAAACGCTTCCTCACCCCGCAAGAGACGATCGGCGCGATCATCGCCAACGGCCGCCGTGTCCTTGCCCAGTCCCTGGGGCGCACCTTCGTCCTCAGCCTCCTTGCCGGTTTCTACATCTCTTTCGGCGCCCAACTGGCGACGGTCGTCACCAGCGATGCTGCTGCTCATCTCGGCAGTGGCGTGGCCCGCCTCCTCGGCGGCAGCGTCTTCTCCATCGGCCTGATGCTGGTGGTCATCTGCGGGGCGGAACTCTTCACCGGCAACAGCTTCCTCGCCTCCTCGGTCCTTGACGGCGAGATCAGCTTGATTAAGATGCTGGAAAATTGGGGGGTGGTGATCATCGGCAATCTCCTCGGCGCGGTCTTTTTTGCCTGGATGATGGCGGAGAGTCGTCTCTGGGAAAGCGGTAACGTCGGCGTCCACGCTGTGAATATCGCCACGATCAAGTGCAATCTCCCCTTCTGGGTCGCCTTTCTCCGCGGTGTTCTCTGTAACTGGCTGGTCTGTCTTGCAGTCTTTATGGCGACGGCGGCCCGCGACATCCCCGGGAAAATCCTGGCCTGCTATGTGCCGATCATGACCTTTGTCGCCAGCGGCTTCGAACATTCCGTCGCCAACATGTACTTCATCCCCAGCGGTCTGCTGATCAAGGGTGTCTTTCCTGCGGTCGATCCCAGCCTCACCTGGTCGAATTTTCTCCTCGCCAATCTGGTACCGGTGACCCTCGGCAATATCGTCGGCGGCGTCCTCTTTGTCGCTTTGGCTTACTGGTATGTGCATAGCAGGCCAAAGAGTGAAAAATAA
- a CDS encoding excinuclease ABC subunit B (The UvrABC repair system catalyzes the recognition and processing of DNA lesions. The beta-hairpin of the Uvr-B subunit is inserted between the strands, where it probes for the presence of a lesion): protein MAKFELKSPYQPAGDQPRAIAELTEGLRRGDHHQVLLGVTGSGKTFTMANVVAQVQRPTLVLAHNKTLAAQLYGEFKELFPENAIEYFVSYYDYYQPEAYIVSTDTFIDKDSAINEEIDKLRHSATRSLLTRRDVLIVASVSCIYGLGAPEAYSGMLIQFEEGMEFGRDALLRRLVEIQYSRNDIDFHRGTFRVRGDSVEIFPPYEEKRAIRVTFFGDEVEALHEIDPLLGKIIDKLPRTAIFPASHYVATKPTLDRAITEIQDELRERIQYFRERNLLVEAQRIEQRTMFDLEMIEEIGYCTGIENYSRFLENRKPGEAPATLFDYFPKDAILFIDESHVSVSQVGAMYRGDRSRKENLVNYGFRLPAALDNRPLTFGEFEAKNLQTIYVSATPANYELEKAQGVIVEQLVRPTGLIDPPIEVRPASGQVDDLIAELRDAVAKGERVLVTTLTKRMAEDLTTYLEELAFRVRYLHSDIDTVERMEILRDLRLGVFDILIGINLLREGLDLPEVALVAILDADKEGFLRSERSLIQTCGRAARNLDGRVIMYADQITRSMRACLDETARRRTTQIAYNEEHHITPRSTTKSLRTILDDLTAGSDLDPSLIAAETSGVYRSPKALRKEIEKVKKEMLKAAGNLEFEKAAQLRDQMILLEKEELAMGG, encoded by the coding sequence ATGGCCAAATTCGAGCTCAAATCCCCCTACCAACCGGCCGGCGACCAACCCCGCGCCATTGCCGAACTGACCGAAGGGCTGCGCCGCGGCGACCACCATCAGGTCCTCCTCGGCGTCACCGGATCCGGCAAGACCTTCACCATGGCCAACGTCGTCGCCCAGGTGCAGCGCCCGACCCTGGTCCTCGCCCATAACAAGACCCTCGCGGCGCAGCTCTACGGCGAATTCAAGGAGCTCTTCCCCGAGAACGCCATCGAGTACTTCGTCTCCTACTACGACTACTACCAGCCCGAAGCCTACATCGTCAGCACCGACACCTTTATCGACAAGGATTCGGCGATCAACGAAGAGATCGACAAGCTCCGCCACAGCGCCACCCGCTCCCTCCTCACCCGCCGCGACGTCCTCATCGTCGCCTCGGTCTCCTGCATCTACGGCCTCGGCGCGCCGGAGGCCTATTCGGGGATGCTCATTCAGTTCGAAGAGGGGATGGAATTCGGCCGCGACGCCCTGCTCAGACGCCTGGTCGAGATCCAATACAGCCGCAACGACATCGACTTCCATCGCGGCACCTTCCGCGTGCGCGGCGATTCGGTGGAGATCTTCCCCCCCTACGAAGAGAAGCGGGCGATCCGCGTCACCTTCTTCGGCGACGAGGTCGAAGCCCTGCACGAAATCGACCCCCTCCTGGGGAAGATCATCGACAAGCTCCCCCGCACCGCCATCTTCCCAGCCAGCCATTACGTGGCGACCAAACCGACCCTCGATCGCGCCATCACCGAGATTCAGGACGAGCTGCGCGAACGCATCCAGTACTTCCGCGAACGGAATCTTCTGGTCGAAGCGCAGCGGATCGAACAGCGCACCATGTTCGATCTGGAGATGATCGAGGAGATCGGCTACTGCACCGGCATCGAGAACTATTCGCGCTTCCTAGAAAACCGTAAGCCCGGCGAGGCGCCGGCGACCCTCTTTGACTACTTCCCCAAGGATGCCATCCTCTTTATCGATGAGAGCCACGTCTCGGTCTCGCAGGTCGGGGCGATGTATCGCGGCGACCGCTCGCGCAAAGAGAATCTCGTCAACTACGGCTTCCGCCTCCCCGCCGCCCTCGACAACCGCCCCCTCACCTTCGGGGAGTTCGAGGCGAAGAATCTCCAGACGATCTACGTCTCGGCGACCCCGGCGAACTATGAACTGGAGAAAGCGCAGGGGGTGATCGTCGAACAGCTGGTGCGGCCGACCGGCCTCATTGATCCGCCGATCGAAGTCCGCCCGGCGAGCGGCCAGGTCGACGATCTCATCGCTGAACTGCGCGACGCCGTCGCCAAGGGGGAGCGGGTCCTGGTCACCACCCTGACCAAACGGATGGCGGAGGACCTCACCACCTACCTCGAAGAGCTAGCCTTTCGCGTCCGCTACCTCCACTCCGATATCGACACTGTCGAACGGATGGAGATCCTCCGCGATCTCCGCCTCGGGGTCTTCGACATCCTCATCGGCATCAACCTGCTGCGCGAAGGGCTCGACCTCCCCGAGGTGGCGCTGGTGGCGATCCTCGATGCCGACAAGGAGGGCTTCCTCCGCTCCGAGCGCTCCCTGATCCAGACCTGCGGCCGCGCCGCCCGCAACCTCGACGGTCGGGTGATCATGTACGCCGACCAGATCACCCGCTCGATGCGCGCCTGTCTCGACGAAACCGCCCGCCGCCGCACCACCCAGATCGCATACAACGAGGAGCATCACATCACTCCGCGCTCGACGACCAAGTCGCTACGCACCATCCTCGACGATCTCACCGCCGGCAGTGATCTCGATCCAAGTTTGATCGCCGCCGAGACGAGCGGTGTCTACCGCAGCCCGAAAGCGTTGCGTAAGGAGATCGAGAAGGTGAAGAAGGAGATGCTCAAGGCGGCGGGGAATCTGGAGTTTGAGAAGGCGGCACAATTGAGGGATCAGATGATTTTGCTGGAGAAGGAGGAGCTGGCGATGGGGGGATGA
- a CDS encoding two-component system response regulator BaeR (response regulator in two-component regulatory system with BaeS; regulator of RNA synthesis, flagellar biosynthesis, chemotaxis and transport) produces the protein MSQEILIVEDEAKLAELLRDYLQQAGFAVSMISNGRDAIPAVRERAPDLILLDLMLPGRDGMEICRELRTFSSVPVIMTTARVEEIDRLLGLELGADDYICKPYSPREVVARVRAVLRRSNGNTSPVPGLHLDEGRYCAEWEGQSVELTAVEFQLLRFLVASPGRIYSRQQLMDRIYPDQRSVSDRTIDSHIKKLRRKLLTITAGTELIRSVYGVGYTFDA, from the coding sequence ATGAGCCAGGAGATTTTAATCGTTGAGGACGAAGCGAAGTTGGCGGAGTTGCTGCGCGATTATCTGCAACAGGCGGGATTTGCCGTCAGCATGATCAGTAATGGTCGCGACGCCATCCCGGCGGTGCGGGAGCGCGCTCCCGACCTGATCCTCCTCGATCTGATGCTGCCGGGGCGGGACGGGATGGAGATCTGTCGCGAGCTGCGCACCTTCAGCTCTGTGCCGGTGATCATGACCACCGCCCGCGTCGAGGAGATAGACCGCCTCCTCGGCCTCGAACTCGGGGCGGACGACTACATCTGCAAGCCCTACAGCCCGCGCGAGGTGGTGGCGCGGGTGCGGGCGGTGCTGCGCCGCAGCAACGGCAACACTTCGCCGGTACCGGGACTCCATCTTGATGAAGGGCGTTATTGTGCGGAATGGGAAGGACAAAGCGTCGAACTGACCGCGGTGGAGTTCCAACTGCTGCGCTTTCTCGTTGCCTCTCCCGGCCGCATCTACTCACGGCAGCAGCTCATGGACCGCATCTACCCCGACCAGCGCAGCGTCAGCGATCGGACCATCGACAGCCACATCAAGAAGCTGCGGCGCAAATTGTTGACGATCACCGCCGGCACCGAACTGATCCGCTCGGTTTATGGTGTCGGTTACACCTTTGACGCTTGA